A portion of the Bubalus kerabau isolate K-KA32 ecotype Philippines breed swamp buffalo chromosome 1, PCC_UOA_SB_1v2, whole genome shotgun sequence genome contains these proteins:
- the ATP5F1D gene encoding ATP synthase subunit delta, mitochondrial: MLPSALLRRPGLGRLVRQVRAYAEAAAAQAPAAGPGQMSFTFASPTQVFFNGANVRQVDVPTQTGAFGILAAHVPTLQVLRPGLVVVHAEDGTTSKYFVSSGSVTVNADSSVQLLAEEAVTLDMLDLGAAKANLEKAQSELLGAADEATRAEIQIRIEANEALVKALE; this comes from the exons ATGCTCCCTTCCGCGTTGCTCCGCCGTCCGGGTTTGGGCCGCCTCGTACGCCAGGTCCGCGCCTACGCCGAGGCTGCCGCTGCTCAGGCCCCTGCCGCGGGTCCGGGACAGATGTCCTTCACCTTCGCCTCACCCACGCAG GTGTTCTTCAACGGCGCCAACGTCCGCCAGGTGGACGTGCCCACGCAGACCGGCGCCTTTGGCATCCTTGCAGCCCATGTGCCCACTTTGCAGGTCCTGCGGCCAGGCCTGGTTGTGGTCCACGCTGAGGATGGCACCACCTCCAAATACTTCG TGAGTAGCGGCTCAGTCACAGTGAATGCTGACTCCTCTGTGCAGTTACTGGCTGAGGAAGCTGTCACCTTGGACATGCTGGATCTGGGG gcAGCCAAAGCGAACCTGGAGAAGGCACAGTCGGAGCTGTTGGGGGCAGCAGACGAGGCCACTCGGGCTGAGATCCAAATCCGCATCGAGGCCAACGAGGCCTTGGTGAAGGCTCTGGAGTAG
- the MIDN gene encoding midnolin isoform X2 — MEPQPGGARSCRRGAPGGACELSPTAETAPMSLTIHSTTGTRYELSVPPDETVDGLRKRLSQRLKVPKERLALLHKDTRLSSGKLQEFGVGDGSKLTLVPTVEAGLMSQASRPEQSVMQALESLTETQPPAAPDLGRAGGGGFRKYRFILFKHPWHRQGPQNPQRGGERPQVSDFLSGRSPLTLALRVGDHMMFVQLQLAAQHAPLQHRHVLAAAAAATRGDPSMTTTPVSSPCRPVSSAARVPPVPTSPAPASSPVTAGSFRSHSASTTCPEMDCSPAASTGASPTSPTGSSPTSRSRKPGAVIESFVNHAPGVFSGTFSGTLHPNCQDSSGRPRRDIGTILQILNDLLSATRHYQGMPPSLTQLRCHAQCTPDLGPKTTSCEKLAAAAPASLSQARLCKPPGDRLRQTENRATRCKVERLQLLLQQKRLRRKARRDARGPYHWPPSRKAGRSDSTGSGGGGSPSEAAGLGLDFEDSVWKPEVNPDIKSEFVVA; from the exons ATGGAGCCGCAGCCCGGCGGCGCCCGGAGCTGCCGGCGCGGGGCCCCCGGCGGCGCCTGCGAGCTGAGCCCGACGGCCGAGACGGCGCCCATGAGCCTGACCATCCACAGCACGACAGGCACCCGCTACGAGCTGTCGGTGCCCCCCGACGAGACGGTGGATGGGCTGCGCAAGCGGCTGTCCCAACGCCTCAAAGTGCCCAAGGAGCGCCTGGCGCTGCTCCACAAAGACAC CCGGCTCAGTTCGGGGAAGCTGCAGGAATTCGGCGTGGGGGATGGCAGCAAGCTGACGCTCGTGCCCACCGTGGAGGCGGGCCTCATG tctcaggcctccaggccagaacaatCTGTGATGCAGGCCCTGGAGAGCTTGACGGAGACCCAG CCCCCAGCGGCTCCCGACCTGGGCCGGGCTGGCGGAGGCGGCTTCCGGAAATACCGATTCATTTTATTTAAGCATCCGTGGCACCGACAGGGACCCCAGAACCCACAGAGGGGCGGCGAGaggccccag GTCAGTGACTTCTTGTCAGGACGCTCGCCGCTGACCCTGGCGCTGCGTGTGGGGGACCACATGATGTTTGTCCAGTTGCAGCTCGCAGCCCAGCATGCCCCGCTGCAGCACCGCCAcgtgctggctgctgctgctgccgccacccGCGGGGACCCCAGCATGACCACCACCCCTGTGTCCTCTCCCTGCCGGCCAGTGTCCAGTGCCGCCCGTGTCCCCCCAGTGCCCACCAGCCCTGCCCCCGCATCCTCACCTGTCACAGCCGGCTCTTTCCGCTCCCATTCAGCCTCTACCACCTGCCCCGAG ATGGACTGTTCCCCTGCTGCCAGCACTGGTGCCAGCCCCACATCCCCCACTGGGAGCAGCCCCACCTCCCGCTCCCGCAAACCTGGCGCAGTCATCGAGAGCTTCGTGAACCACGCCCCGGGGGTCTTCTCAGGGACCTTCTCTG GCACACTGCACCCCAACTGCCAGGACAGCAGTGGGCGGCCGAGGCGGGACATTGGGACCATCCTACAGATCCTCAATGACCTCCTAAGTGCCACACGGCACTACCAGGGCATGCCCCCATCACTCACACAGCTGCGTTGCCACGCCCAGTGCACCCCAGACCTCGGCCCCAAAACTACCTCCTGTGAGAAGCTGGCGGCCGCGGCCCCGGCCTCCCTGAGCCAGGCCCGCTTGTGCAAGCCCCCGG GGGACCGGCTGCGGCAGACAGAAAACCGAGCCACCCGCTGTAAGGTGGAGcgcctgcagctgctgctccagcaGAAACGGCTCCGCAGAAAGGCCCGGCGTGATGCCCGCGGTCCCTACCACTGGCCGCCCAGCCGCAAGGCCGGCCGCAGCGACAGCACTGGCAGTGGGGGAGGTGGCAGCCCCAGCGAGGCGGCCGGCTTGGGCCTTGACTTCGAGGACTCCGTCTGGAAGCCAGAAGTGAACCCCGACATCAAATCAGAGTTTGTGGTGGCCTAG
- the MIDN gene encoding midnolin isoform X1 — translation MEPQPGGARSCRRGAPGGACELSPTAETAPMSLTIHSTTGTRYELSVPPDETVDGLRKRLSQRLKVPKERLALLHKDTRLSSGKLQEFGVGDGSKLTLVPTVEAGLMSQASRPEQSVMQALESLTETQPPAAPDLGRAGGGGFRKYRFILFKHPWHRQGPQNPQRGGERPQVSDFLSGRSPLTLALRVGDHMMFVQLQLAAQHAPLQHRHVLAAAAAATRGDPSMTTTPVSSPCRPVSSAARVPPVPTSPAPASSPVTAGSFRSHSASTTCPEQMDCSPAASTGASPTSPTGSSPTSRSRKPGAVIESFVNHAPGVFSGTFSGTLHPNCQDSSGRPRRDIGTILQILNDLLSATRHYQGMPPSLTQLRCHAQCTPDLGPKTTSCEKLAAAAPASLSQARLCKPPGDRLRQTENRATRCKVERLQLLLQQKRLRRKARRDARGPYHWPPSRKAGRSDSTGSGGGGSPSEAAGLGLDFEDSVWKPEVNPDIKSEFVVA, via the exons ATGGAGCCGCAGCCCGGCGGCGCCCGGAGCTGCCGGCGCGGGGCCCCCGGCGGCGCCTGCGAGCTGAGCCCGACGGCCGAGACGGCGCCCATGAGCCTGACCATCCACAGCACGACAGGCACCCGCTACGAGCTGTCGGTGCCCCCCGACGAGACGGTGGATGGGCTGCGCAAGCGGCTGTCCCAACGCCTCAAAGTGCCCAAGGAGCGCCTGGCGCTGCTCCACAAAGACAC CCGGCTCAGTTCGGGGAAGCTGCAGGAATTCGGCGTGGGGGATGGCAGCAAGCTGACGCTCGTGCCCACCGTGGAGGCGGGCCTCATG tctcaggcctccaggccagaacaatCTGTGATGCAGGCCCTGGAGAGCTTGACGGAGACCCAG CCCCCAGCGGCTCCCGACCTGGGCCGGGCTGGCGGAGGCGGCTTCCGGAAATACCGATTCATTTTATTTAAGCATCCGTGGCACCGACAGGGACCCCAGAACCCACAGAGGGGCGGCGAGaggccccag GTCAGTGACTTCTTGTCAGGACGCTCGCCGCTGACCCTGGCGCTGCGTGTGGGGGACCACATGATGTTTGTCCAGTTGCAGCTCGCAGCCCAGCATGCCCCGCTGCAGCACCGCCAcgtgctggctgctgctgctgccgccacccGCGGGGACCCCAGCATGACCACCACCCCTGTGTCCTCTCCCTGCCGGCCAGTGTCCAGTGCCGCCCGTGTCCCCCCAGTGCCCACCAGCCCTGCCCCCGCATCCTCACCTGTCACAGCCGGCTCTTTCCGCTCCCATTCAGCCTCTACCACCTGCCCCGAG CAGATGGACTGTTCCCCTGCTGCCAGCACTGGTGCCAGCCCCACATCCCCCACTGGGAGCAGCCCCACCTCCCGCTCCCGCAAACCTGGCGCAGTCATCGAGAGCTTCGTGAACCACGCCCCGGGGGTCTTCTCAGGGACCTTCTCTG GCACACTGCACCCCAACTGCCAGGACAGCAGTGGGCGGCCGAGGCGGGACATTGGGACCATCCTACAGATCCTCAATGACCTCCTAAGTGCCACACGGCACTACCAGGGCATGCCCCCATCACTCACACAGCTGCGTTGCCACGCCCAGTGCACCCCAGACCTCGGCCCCAAAACTACCTCCTGTGAGAAGCTGGCGGCCGCGGCCCCGGCCTCCCTGAGCCAGGCCCGCTTGTGCAAGCCCCCGG GGGACCGGCTGCGGCAGACAGAAAACCGAGCCACCCGCTGTAAGGTGGAGcgcctgcagctgctgctccagcaGAAACGGCTCCGCAGAAAGGCCCGGCGTGATGCCCGCGGTCCCTACCACTGGCCGCCCAGCCGCAAGGCCGGCCGCAGCGACAGCACTGGCAGTGGGGGAGGTGGCAGCCCCAGCGAGGCGGCCGGCTTGGGCCTTGACTTCGAGGACTCCGTCTGGAAGCCAGAAGTGAACCCCGACATCAAATCAGAGTTTGTGGTGGCCTAG
- the MIDN gene encoding midnolin isoform X3 gives MEPQPGGARSCRRGAPGGACELSPTAETAPMSLTIHSTTGTRYELSVPPDETVDGLRKRLSQRLKVPKERLALLHKDTRLSSGKLQEFGVGDGSKLTLVPTVEAGLMSQASRPEQSVMQALESLTETQVSDFLSGRSPLTLALRVGDHMMFVQLQLAAQHAPLQHRHVLAAAAAATRGDPSMTTTPVSSPCRPVSSAARVPPVPTSPAPASSPVTAGSFRSHSASTTCPEQMDCSPAASTGASPTSPTGSSPTSRSRKPGAVIESFVNHAPGVFSGTFSGTLHPNCQDSSGRPRRDIGTILQILNDLLSATRHYQGMPPSLTQLRCHAQCTPDLGPKTTSCEKLAAAAPASLSQARLCKPPGDRLRQTENRATRCKVERLQLLLQQKRLRRKARRDARGPYHWPPSRKAGRSDSTGSGGGGSPSEAAGLGLDFEDSVWKPEVNPDIKSEFVVA, from the exons ATGGAGCCGCAGCCCGGCGGCGCCCGGAGCTGCCGGCGCGGGGCCCCCGGCGGCGCCTGCGAGCTGAGCCCGACGGCCGAGACGGCGCCCATGAGCCTGACCATCCACAGCACGACAGGCACCCGCTACGAGCTGTCGGTGCCCCCCGACGAGACGGTGGATGGGCTGCGCAAGCGGCTGTCCCAACGCCTCAAAGTGCCCAAGGAGCGCCTGGCGCTGCTCCACAAAGACAC CCGGCTCAGTTCGGGGAAGCTGCAGGAATTCGGCGTGGGGGATGGCAGCAAGCTGACGCTCGTGCCCACCGTGGAGGCGGGCCTCATG tctcaggcctccaggccagaacaatCTGTGATGCAGGCCCTGGAGAGCTTGACGGAGACCCAG GTCAGTGACTTCTTGTCAGGACGCTCGCCGCTGACCCTGGCGCTGCGTGTGGGGGACCACATGATGTTTGTCCAGTTGCAGCTCGCAGCCCAGCATGCCCCGCTGCAGCACCGCCAcgtgctggctgctgctgctgccgccacccGCGGGGACCCCAGCATGACCACCACCCCTGTGTCCTCTCCCTGCCGGCCAGTGTCCAGTGCCGCCCGTGTCCCCCCAGTGCCCACCAGCCCTGCCCCCGCATCCTCACCTGTCACAGCCGGCTCTTTCCGCTCCCATTCAGCCTCTACCACCTGCCCCGAG CAGATGGACTGTTCCCCTGCTGCCAGCACTGGTGCCAGCCCCACATCCCCCACTGGGAGCAGCCCCACCTCCCGCTCCCGCAAACCTGGCGCAGTCATCGAGAGCTTCGTGAACCACGCCCCGGGGGTCTTCTCAGGGACCTTCTCTG GCACACTGCACCCCAACTGCCAGGACAGCAGTGGGCGGCCGAGGCGGGACATTGGGACCATCCTACAGATCCTCAATGACCTCCTAAGTGCCACACGGCACTACCAGGGCATGCCCCCATCACTCACACAGCTGCGTTGCCACGCCCAGTGCACCCCAGACCTCGGCCCCAAAACTACCTCCTGTGAGAAGCTGGCGGCCGCGGCCCCGGCCTCCCTGAGCCAGGCCCGCTTGTGCAAGCCCCCGG GGGACCGGCTGCGGCAGACAGAAAACCGAGCCACCCGCTGTAAGGTGGAGcgcctgcagctgctgctccagcaGAAACGGCTCCGCAGAAAGGCCCGGCGTGATGCCCGCGGTCCCTACCACTGGCCGCCCAGCCGCAAGGCCGGCCGCAGCGACAGCACTGGCAGTGGGGGAGGTGGCAGCCCCAGCGAGGCGGCCGGCTTGGGCCTTGACTTCGAGGACTCCGTCTGGAAGCCAGAAGTGAACCCCGACATCAAATCAGAGTTTGTGGTGGCCTAG
- the CIRBP gene encoding cold-inducible RNA-binding protein isoform X2 gives MASDEGKLFVGGLSFDTNEQSLEQVFSKYGQISEVVVVKDRETQRSRGFGFVTFENIDDAKDAMMAMNGKSVDGRQIRVDQAGKSSDNRSRGYRGGSAGGRGFFRGGRGRGRGFSRGGGDRGYGGSRFESRSGGYGGSRDYYSSRSQGGGYDRSSGGSYRDSYDSYATHNE, from the exons ATGGCATCAGATGAGGGCAAGCTTTTCGTCGGAGGGCTGAGTTTTGACACCAATGAGCAGTCACTGGAGCAGGTCTTCTCAAAGTATGGACAGATCTCTGAAG TGGTGGTCGTGAAAGACAGGGAGACCCAGCGATCCAGGGGCTTTGGGTTTGTCACCTTTGAAAACATCGACGATGCCAAGGACGCCATGATGGCTATGAATGGGAAG TCTGTGGATGGGCGGCAGATCCGGGTGGACCAGGCAGGCAAGTCATCTGATAACCGATCCCGTGGATACCGCGGTGGCTCTGCTGGAGGCCGGGGCTTCTTCCgtgggggccggggccggggccgtgGTTTCTCCAGAG GAGGTGGGGACCGTGGCTATGGGGGGAGCAGGTTCGAGTCCAGGAGTGGGGGCTACGGAGGCTCCAGAGACTACTACAGCAG CCGGAGTCAGGGTGGCGGGTACGACCGGAGCTCTGGCGGGTCCTACAGAGATAGCTACGACAGTTATG CTACACACAACGAGTAA
- the CIRBP gene encoding cold-inducible RNA-binding protein isoform X4, producing MASDEGKLFVGGLSFDTNEQSLEQVFSKYGQISEVVVVKDRETQRSRGFGFVTFENIDDAKDAMMAMNGKSVDGRQIRVDQAGKSSDNRSRGYRGGSAGGRGFFRGGRGRGRGFSRAGVRVAGTTGALAGPTEIATTVMLHTTSKNPS from the exons ATGGCATCAGATGAGGGCAAGCTTTTCGTCGGAGGGCTGAGTTTTGACACCAATGAGCAGTCACTGGAGCAGGTCTTCTCAAAGTATGGACAGATCTCTGAAG TGGTGGTCGTGAAAGACAGGGAGACCCAGCGATCCAGGGGCTTTGGGTTTGTCACCTTTGAAAACATCGACGATGCCAAGGACGCCATGATGGCTATGAATGGGAAG TCTGTGGATGGGCGGCAGATCCGGGTGGACCAGGCAGGCAAGTCATCTGATAACCGATCCCGTGGATACCGCGGTGGCTCTGCTGGAGGCCGGGGCTTCTTCCgtgggggccggggccggggccgtgGTTTCTCCAGAG CCGGAGTCAGGGTGGCGGGTACGACCGGAGCTCTGGCGGGTCCTACAGAGATAGCTACGACAGTTATG CTACACACAACGAGTAAAAATCCTTCCTGA
- the CIRBP gene encoding cold-inducible RNA-binding protein isoform X1, with protein MASDEGKLFVGGLSFDTNEQSLEQVFSKYGQISEVVVVKDRETQRSRGFGFVTFENIDDAKDAMMAMNGKSVDGRQIRVDQAGKSSDNRSRGYRGGSAGGRGFFRGGRGRGRGFSRGGGDRGYGGSRFESRSGGYGGSRDYYSSRSQGGGYDRSSGGSYRDSYDSYGKWHSKGWWWEFSAPQSALPASIRAGYSADPVRDKTVLSCLGASSHF; from the exons ATGGCATCAGATGAGGGCAAGCTTTTCGTCGGAGGGCTGAGTTTTGACACCAATGAGCAGTCACTGGAGCAGGTCTTCTCAAAGTATGGACAGATCTCTGAAG TGGTGGTCGTGAAAGACAGGGAGACCCAGCGATCCAGGGGCTTTGGGTTTGTCACCTTTGAAAACATCGACGATGCCAAGGACGCCATGATGGCTATGAATGGGAAG TCTGTGGATGGGCGGCAGATCCGGGTGGACCAGGCAGGCAAGTCATCTGATAACCGATCCCGTGGATACCGCGGTGGCTCTGCTGGAGGCCGGGGCTTCTTCCgtgggggccggggccggggccgtgGTTTCTCCAGAG GAGGTGGGGACCGTGGCTATGGGGGGAGCAGGTTCGAGTCCAGGAGTGGGGGCTACGGAGGCTCCAGAGACTACTACAGCAG CCGGAGTCAGGGTGGCGGGTACGACCGGAGCTCTGGCGGGTCCTACAGAGATAGCTACGACAGTTATGGTAAGTGGCACTCCAAGGGCTGGTGGTGGGAGTTCAGTGCGCCTCAGAGCGCTCTGCCAGCCTCGATCAGAGCTGGTTACTCTGCTGACCCTGTAAGGGACAAGACTGTCCTCTCATGTCTCGGTGCCAGCAGCCACTTCTGA
- the CIRBP gene encoding cold-inducible RNA-binding protein isoform X3, with product MASDEGKLFVGGLSFDTNEQSLEQVFSKYGQISEVVVVKDRETQRSRGFGFVTFENIDDAKDAMMAMNGKSVDGRQIRVDQAGKSSDNRSRGYRGGSAGGRGFFRGGRGRGRGFSRGGGDRGYGGSRFESRSGGYGGSRDYYSSRSQGGGYDRSSGGSYRDSYDSYG from the exons ATGGCATCAGATGAGGGCAAGCTTTTCGTCGGAGGGCTGAGTTTTGACACCAATGAGCAGTCACTGGAGCAGGTCTTCTCAAAGTATGGACAGATCTCTGAAG TGGTGGTCGTGAAAGACAGGGAGACCCAGCGATCCAGGGGCTTTGGGTTTGTCACCTTTGAAAACATCGACGATGCCAAGGACGCCATGATGGCTATGAATGGGAAG TCTGTGGATGGGCGGCAGATCCGGGTGGACCAGGCAGGCAAGTCATCTGATAACCGATCCCGTGGATACCGCGGTGGCTCTGCTGGAGGCCGGGGCTTCTTCCgtgggggccggggccggggccgtgGTTTCTCCAGAG GAGGTGGGGACCGTGGCTATGGGGGGAGCAGGTTCGAGTCCAGGAGTGGGGGCTACGGAGGCTCCAGAGACTACTACAGCAG CCGGAGTCAGGGTGGCGGGTACGACCGGAGCTCTGGCGGGTCCTACAGAGATAGCTACGACAGTTATG GTTGA
- the CIRBP gene encoding cold-inducible RNA-binding protein isoform X5 has product MASDEGKLFVGGLSFDTNEQSLEQVFSKYGQISEVVVVKDRETQRSRGFGFVTFENIDDAKDAMMAMNGKSVDGRQIRVDQAGKSSDNRSRGYRGGSAGGRGFFRGGRGRGRGFSRAGVRVAGTTGALAGPTEIATTVMVEWKSV; this is encoded by the exons ATGGCATCAGATGAGGGCAAGCTTTTCGTCGGAGGGCTGAGTTTTGACACCAATGAGCAGTCACTGGAGCAGGTCTTCTCAAAGTATGGACAGATCTCTGAAG TGGTGGTCGTGAAAGACAGGGAGACCCAGCGATCCAGGGGCTTTGGGTTTGTCACCTTTGAAAACATCGACGATGCCAAGGACGCCATGATGGCTATGAATGGGAAG TCTGTGGATGGGCGGCAGATCCGGGTGGACCAGGCAGGCAAGTCATCTGATAACCGATCCCGTGGATACCGCGGTGGCTCTGCTGGAGGCCGGGGCTTCTTCCgtgggggccggggccggggccgtgGTTTCTCCAGAG CCGGAGTCAGGGTGGCGGGTACGACCGGAGCTCTGGCGGGTCCTACAGAGATAGCTACGACAGTTATG GTTGAATGGAAGTCAGTGTGA